The bacterium genome has a segment encoding these proteins:
- a CDS encoding ribokinase codes for MGKITVVGSYIVALVMDTDRIPVEGETVIGENYHTTHGGKGSNMAVCASRLGADVAFMGKVGKDSFGEVFVSLLKREKVDTKSVLYSNHLPTAVGFIIFSSKGTNSIVIDPAANGDFLPEDIEENCNIIESSDVIVSPLEIPLKTALAAAKITKNKGIKSILNPAPALDLRKSDLSNIFALTPNETEGRVCLGLAPDDPISDSDLARALLNLDVENVILTLGAKGVIWASNKGTYAIPTLKVKVVDSVGAGDAFNAGLAVGLAENKSMAEAIALGVTTAALSTQKRETIDSYPFREEVNRNLGEVLSYIT; via the coding sequence ATGGGTAAAATTACAGTCGTAGGAAGTTATATAGTAGCACTGGTCATGGACACCGATCGAATTCCAGTGGAAGGCGAAACTGTTATAGGGGAAAATTATCACACTACTCATGGTGGAAAAGGTTCGAACATGGCAGTATGTGCTTCACGTCTTGGAGCTGATGTAGCATTTATGGGTAAAGTTGGTAAGGATTCGTTTGGAGAGGTCTTTGTTTCTTTATTGAAAAGAGAAAAGGTAGATACAAAATCTGTCCTCTACTCAAACCATTTACCGACTGCAGTGGGGTTTATTATTTTCTCTTCTAAAGGCACTAATTCAATAGTTATTGATCCTGCTGCCAATGGTGATTTTCTACCAGAAGATATTGAAGAAAATTGCAATATTATTGAGTCTTCGGATGTAATTGTTTCCCCTTTGGAAATTCCGTTGAAAACAGCTCTTGCTGCAGCTAAAATTACAAAGAATAAAGGTATAAAATCTATTTTAAATCCTGCTCCAGCTTTAGACTTACGTAAAAGTGATTTGAGTAATATTTTTGCTCTAACCCCTAATGAAACTGAAGGAAGAGTATGCCTGGGTCTTGCACCGGATGATCCAATTTCTGATTCTGATTTAGCAAGGGCCTTGTTAAATTTGGATGTAGAGAATGTAATATTAACACTTGGTGCAAAAGGCGTTATATGGGCATCCAATAAAGGTACCTATGCCATCCCAACACTTAAAGTTAAAGTGGTAGATAGCGTTGGCGCCGGAGACGCTTTTAATGCTGGATTAGCTGTGGGCCTTGCCGAAAACAAATCAATGGCTGAAGCTATTGCACTTGGAGTAACAACTGCTGCTCTCTCCACTCAAAAAAGGGAAACAATTGATTCCTATCCATTTCGTGAGGAAGTAAACAGAAATCTTGGAGAAGTTTTAAGTTATATTACTTAA
- a CDS encoding PorV/PorQ family protein — MIKKTFIILILLAMFFWSGIASIYAQERQDNGINPPPFERVGQTGWQFLHLPTVARNAALAGIKSGLTNNNASSIFSNPANLVDVKAVDVTFSKLNYLADISYTTVAVVKNFGELGVFGLSFANFDVGTMYRTENVYNDELGITQRSGDLGTFTAGDILIGFSYARLMTDRLSIGGNLSYIQEKLDDVTSKNLNVDFGIFFRTGFHSLRLSILARNLGPDKKFLGFTELYGLPQSVRMPIDFRMGIAYDLLEGINGSPHKLTAFFEGVHPNDGPERIHTALEYNFLKIFSLRAGYKFNYDEQGLTLGGGLNFDMSGIRGRIDYAYLDFGRLKSVHLFTMGFGFGK, encoded by the coding sequence ATGATAAAGAAAACATTTATCATATTGATTTTACTTGCCATGTTTTTTTGGAGTGGTATAGCATCTATATACGCTCAAGAACGGCAGGACAACGGGATAAACCCCCCTCCGTTTGAGCGAGTAGGGCAAACTGGATGGCAATTTCTTCATCTTCCAACAGTAGCAAGGAATGCTGCCTTAGCGGGTATTAAAAGTGGACTAACCAACAATAATGCATCATCTATTTTCAGTAACCCTGCTAATCTTGTAGATGTAAAAGCTGTTGATGTAACATTCAGCAAACTCAACTATCTTGCAGATATTTCTTACACTACAGTAGCAGTGGTCAAAAATTTTGGAGAATTGGGTGTATTTGGATTAAGTTTTGCCAATTTTGATGTTGGGACCATGTATCGTACTGAAAACGTTTATAATGATGAACTTGGAATTACCCAACGCAGCGGTGACCTTGGTACATTCACAGCAGGTGATATATTAATCGGATTTTCTTACGCTCGTTTGATGACAGACAGGCTTTCTATAGGCGGAAATCTTAGTTACATTCAAGAAAAGCTGGATGACGTAACCAGTAAAAACTTGAATGTTGACTTTGGAATATTTTTTCGTACAGGGTTTCATAGTCTACGTTTGTCAATACTTGCCCGTAATTTAGGCCCTGATAAGAAATTTTTGGGTTTCACAGAACTCTATGGTTTACCGCAGAGTGTTAGAATGCCTATAGATTTTCGGATGGGAATTGCCTATGATCTTCTTGAAGGCATTAATGGTAGCCCGCACAAATTGACTGCTTTTTTTGAAGGAGTTCATCCAAATGATGGACCTGAAAGAATCCACACGGCGTTGGAGTATAACTTCTTGAAAATATTTTCCTTACGAGCGGGATATAAGTTTAATTATGATGAACAGGGGTTGACTTTAGGTGGTGGATTAAATTTCGACATGTCAGGAATAAGGGGCCGCATTGACTACGCCTACTTAGACTTTGGTAGATTGAAATCCGTTCATCTTTTCACTATGGGATTTGGTTTTGGGAAATAA
- a CDS encoding TonB-dependent receptor → MKKKDGNGVKLIFLLVLCFSFVVSGLFAGTTGKIAGKVVDKSSGMPLVGVNVTLVGTILGAATDAEGDFFIVNVPPGLYSVKASIMGYETLIQKNIKVTTDHTTRVNFYINESVVKGREVTIVAERPIIEKDVTGSGMTIDAGAMNRSPVTQLNDALRQQSGVYSTGETTYLRGGLSTEINYNLDGVSLNSGLLSDNWQRLNVTSMQEVSVLTGGYNAEYGQAMSGIVNVVSKEASTIKRNIHGTVKYSLRPADQYHWGKNIYDQSLWKYTNYNLAYWQDKLTDPVQSAGFAQYFKRFYGWDGNTVPTAEQLLSTYRKQITPNPILGDYTKRPQNEVEATIYGSPMSKMTFLLSGRYKRGVNIWPQAAKYNPEYNLQGKLTYSLAENKKLTLDFLRGYYKSCTYTESNWNNFESSQEAQWQPNSDVRNPYDGQAYAPWGGYWLKGPEEKALNMATLKWQHTLSPATFYTIQFTYLTDDMTELQDYSKLHTDLSTVSWGDSWFDLGGNFRLESRQIQVNNYSKSRVFTAKGDLLSQISKAHQIKTGAEFKLYNVDYQHYYMEFPAGDVWHLDNVFNGKPAEGAFYIQDKMEYKGLVLNIGVRLSTFNARHDYPESIYDPLAFETWNGGDGTNPSNTAPIWQSYMPGKDWFAGQIKDYRSFFDGHHQDKNTVKSSWKFAVAPRLGLSFPITDNSKLRFSYGHFYQRPSWAKLLGFPTSWYDSDPLGSVRMDQWQGWYGHPGLTYDRTIQYELGFDQNLFNMFRFDFTAYYKDSDRLTSFSHQSTYNQSGGGFAQTGWGNNIYTSSTARNIANDGHDNIFYTNSGFRDVRGIEFSLAKLFNRRWSANLTFNYGLSTGGVTGYWQYREDASTPNQPQSFSETKVTWIGSYVLKGNLNYVTPKSFGFARDISMGLYYEYFAGPQYTYYPDSYTGLRVPNNKRWFPHQRTDLKIVKRIPLGNMTPVIGIEVYNLFNNFDRILIGGDDLKKWEENKTVPKVWQSGEDDVWSFYNSISNPKRRVLVTMSLEF, encoded by the coding sequence ATGAAGAAGAAAGATGGAAACGGAGTAAAATTGATTTTTCTTTTGGTTCTATGCTTCTCTTTTGTTGTGTCTGGATTGTTTGCCGGAACAACGGGTAAGATTGCAGGGAAAGTAGTAGATAAATCAAGTGGTATGCCCTTGGTGGGTGTTAATGTTACTCTTGTCGGTACTATCCTTGGGGCAGCGACGGATGCTGAGGGCGATTTTTTCATCGTAAATGTCCCACCAGGATTATATTCTGTCAAAGCAAGCATTATGGGATATGAAACATTAATCCAAAAAAATATCAAAGTTACGACCGATCATACAACACGAGTTAATTTTTACATTAATGAGAGTGTTGTAAAAGGTAGAGAAGTAACAATAGTCGCAGAAAGACCGATTATAGAAAAAGACGTAACGGGAAGTGGGATGACCATAGATGCAGGTGCTATGAATCGATCTCCAGTAACTCAACTCAACGATGCACTAAGGCAACAGAGCGGAGTTTACTCTACTGGTGAAACTACTTATCTGCGAGGTGGATTATCGACCGAAATAAACTACAATCTGGATGGAGTCTCTCTTAACAGTGGTCTTCTCTCGGATAATTGGCAAAGACTTAACGTTACTTCTATGCAGGAAGTTTCTGTTCTAACCGGTGGTTATAATGCAGAATACGGCCAGGCAATGTCAGGTATTGTGAATGTGGTTTCTAAAGAGGCCTCAACCATTAAAAGAAACATTCACGGTACTGTAAAATACAGCCTCCGTCCTGCTGACCAGTATCACTGGGGTAAGAATATTTACGATCAAAGCTTGTGGAAATATACTAACTACAATCTTGCATACTGGCAAGACAAGTTAACTGATCCAGTGCAATCTGCAGGCTTTGCTCAGTATTTTAAGCGTTTTTATGGCTGGGATGGAAACACTGTTCCAACAGCGGAACAACTTCTTTCAACTTATCGTAAACAAATTACACCGAATCCAATTCTTGGTGATTACACCAAACGTCCACAGAATGAGGTCGAAGCCACAATTTACGGATCCCCGATGAGTAAAATGACTTTCCTCCTCTCTGGTCGTTATAAACGAGGCGTTAACATCTGGCCACAAGCGGCAAAATATAACCCTGAATATAATTTGCAGGGAAAACTTACATATTCTTTAGCAGAAAATAAAAAATTGACTTTGGACTTCCTGCGGGGCTACTACAAAAGTTGTACATATACGGAAAGTAACTGGAATAACTTCGAAAGTTCACAGGAAGCCCAATGGCAACCAAATTCTGATGTGCGTAACCCCTATGACGGCCAAGCTTATGCACCTTGGGGTGGATATTGGTTGAAAGGACCCGAGGAAAAAGCTCTAAACATGGCTACTTTAAAATGGCAGCACACATTAAGTCCTGCAACTTTCTATACAATTCAATTTACCTATCTTACAGATGATATGACGGAATTACAGGACTATTCAAAACTTCATACCGATTTATCCACAGTAAGCTGGGGTGATAGCTGGTTTGATCTCGGTGGTAATTTCCGTCTGGAATCCAGACAAATTCAGGTAAATAACTACAGTAAGAGTAGGGTGTTTACAGCCAAAGGCGACCTGCTCAGCCAGATCAGTAAAGCTCATCAAATCAAAACCGGAGCAGAATTCAAACTTTACAATGTCGACTATCAACATTATTATATGGAATTCCCTGCTGGTGATGTCTGGCATCTGGATAATGTATTTAATGGTAAACCAGCAGAAGGAGCCTTCTACATCCAGGATAAAATGGAATATAAAGGATTGGTTCTGAACATAGGGGTGCGCTTAAGTACATTTAACGCCCGGCATGATTACCCAGAAAGTATTTACGATCCTCTTGCTTTTGAGACCTGGAATGGTGGAGATGGAACAAATCCATCTAATACAGCGCCAATTTGGCAATCCTACATGCCGGGTAAAGACTGGTTTGCTGGCCAGATTAAAGATTATCGCAGCTTCTTTGATGGTCATCATCAGGATAAAAACACGGTTAAATCCAGCTGGAAGTTTGCTGTGGCTCCCCGTTTAGGATTATCATTCCCCATTACTGACAACTCAAAGCTCCGTTTCAGCTATGGGCATTTTTATCAGCGACCTTCATGGGCCAAGCTTTTAGGTTTCCCCACGAGCTGGTATGACAGCGACCCATTAGGGTCAGTGAGGATGGACCAATGGCAAGGTTGGTATGGTCATCCAGGACTAACATACGATAGAACTATTCAATATGAACTTGGTTTTGATCAAAACTTATTCAACATGTTCCGCTTTGATTTCACAGCTTACTACAAAGATTCTGATCGCCTAACAAGTTTCTCCCATCAGAGTACTTACAATCAATCCGGAGGAGGTTTTGCACAAACAGGTTGGGGAAATAATATCTATACATCAAGCACCGCACGAAACATTGCTAATGATGGTCATGACAATATTTTTTACACCAATAGTGGCTTTAGAGATGTAAGAGGCATTGAATTCTCTTTAGCGAAACTTTTTAATAGAAGATGGTCTGCAAATCTTACATTTAATTACGGACTCAGTACAGGTGGCGTTACAGGTTACTGGCAATACAGAGAAGATGCCAGCACACCCAACCAACCACAATCTTTTTCCGAAACTAAAGTAACCTGGATAGGTAGTTATGTTTTAAAAGGAAACCTCAACTACGTAACACCCAAAAGTTTTGGATTTGCACGTGATATCAGCATGGGATTATACTATGAGTACTTCGCAGGGCCACAATATACCTACTACCCGGATAGTTACACTGGCCTTCGTGTTCCGAACAATAAACGATGGTTCCCACATCAAAGAACAGATCTAAAAATTGTTAAACGTATACCTCTTGGGAATATGACTCCTGTAATTGGTATAGAAGTATATAATCTGTTCAATAATTTCGATAGAATTCTAATCGGTGGAGACGATCTTAAAAAGTGGGAAGAAAACAAAACAGTTCCCAAAGTTTGGCAATCTGGCGAGGATGATGTATGGTCGTTCTATAACTCTATCAGCAATCCTAAGAGAAGGGTGCTTGTTACAATGAGTCTTGAATTTTAA
- a CDS encoding sigma-54-dependent Fis family transcriptional regulator: GLEDQVKKVTEDVEKKLILQALEKCNGSRTKAAELLGISRKTLFNKMHRLKIEG, from the coding sequence AGGTCTTGAAGATCAGGTAAAGAAGGTTACTGAAGATGTTGAAAAAAAATTGATTCTGCAGGCTCTGGAGAAATGTAATGGCAGCAGGACAAAAGCAGCTGAACTCCTCGGAATCAGCCGTAAGACATTATTCAATAAGATGCATAGATTAAAGATTGAAGGTTAA
- a CDS encoding polysaccharide deacetylase family protein — MAKKIYYCEKHPDTVAPYQCTVCKKRMCYNCTIFSFGKFYCSIRCLITDLSAKTVSLIFQIFSTIWSVITFPLRKKDGSLRHVFIEIILLLLLSGSIFFIFSLNKKFDLLIDSKLKSASAADSIQIPAPEIFKPNKDGMVLTNTITVKGKAEKGRIISLLKNNDIVDVKLVKTGTFEFKNVKLHRGVNKLDIRAISSDGKISNLETITLTYAPPSVSYLASDFNRGPLDKKAVAFTFDAGAEDNAAGDILRTLQQYNIKATFFLTGRFIKKYPKTVLKIVKSGHEVGNHTLTHPHLTTFATNRRHDTLSEITKKRIRLELSVTDSLFFNLTGRHMARIWRAPYGEFNHQILLWAAQAGYRHVGWTRGRGWKYTLDTMDWVEDKNSAIYHTANEICEKVINFGKGTKYGASGIIILMHLGTNRKDDFPHKELGKMIKGLSDRGYTPVTITQLMGQTYSSVIDQ, encoded by the coding sequence ATGGCCAAAAAAATTTACTATTGTGAAAAACATCCTGATACTGTTGCACCTTACCAATGCACTGTTTGTAAAAAACGTATGTGCTACAACTGCACAATATTCTCTTTCGGAAAATTCTACTGCAGTATAAGATGTCTGATTACGGATCTGAGCGCAAAAACAGTCTCGCTTATTTTCCAGATTTTCAGCACTATCTGGTCTGTAATCACCTTTCCTCTGAGAAAAAAAGACGGCTCATTACGGCATGTTTTTATTGAAATTATACTCTTATTACTTCTGTCGGGCTCAATCTTCTTTATCTTCAGTCTGAACAAGAAGTTCGACTTGTTGATAGACAGTAAATTAAAATCCGCTTCTGCAGCAGATTCGATTCAAATCCCTGCTCCTGAAATATTTAAACCTAACAAAGACGGAATGGTGCTTACAAACACAATTACTGTTAAAGGTAAAGCTGAAAAAGGGCGTATTATAAGCCTGCTTAAAAATAATGATATTGTTGACGTAAAACTTGTAAAAACCGGAACATTTGAGTTTAAAAACGTAAAACTGCATAGAGGGGTCAATAAACTTGACATCAGAGCAATTTCTTCCGACGGTAAAATATCGAACCTTGAGACAATTACATTAACATACGCACCTCCTTCTGTCTCATATCTTGCATCTGACTTTAACAGAGGCCCTCTTGATAAAAAGGCTGTTGCATTTACCTTTGATGCAGGCGCTGAAGACAATGCAGCAGGTGACATTTTAAGAACTCTTCAGCAATATAATATTAAAGCCACATTCTTTCTTACAGGAAGATTTATCAAAAAATATCCGAAAACAGTACTGAAAATTGTTAAAAGCGGACATGAAGTGGGCAATCATACTCTTACTCACCCGCATTTAACAACATTTGCAACAAACAGAAGACACGACACTCTATCTGAAATCACCAAAAAAAGGATCAGGCTGGAGCTTTCAGTAACAGATTCCCTGTTTTTTAACCTCACAGGAAGGCATATGGCGCGTATATGGCGTGCACCTTATGGAGAATTCAATCATCAGATCCTTCTCTGGGCAGCACAAGCCGGATACAGACACGTTGGCTGGACAAGAGGCAGGGGCTGGAAATACACTCTTGATACAATGGACTGGGTTGAAGATAAAAACTCTGCAATTTATCATACTGCCAATGAGATTTGTGAGAAAGTTATTAACTTTGGCAAAGGTACAAAATACGGCGCCAGCGGAATTATTATTCTGATGCATCTCGGGACCAACAGAAAAGACGATTTCCCTCATAAAGAACTTGGCAAAATGATAAAAGGTTTATCTGACCGCGGCTATACCCCTGTTACAATTACTCAGTTAATGGGACAAACATACTCTTCTGTTATTGATCAATAA
- a CDS encoding TIGR02757 family protein translates to MLNKDIDKLKNLLDNLYNTYDHSFLETDPLSIVKEYKNDKDREAAGFITAMLSLGNVKAIKKTVRAVLSVMGKSPYQFLVNYYPEKEPDKFHNISYRFYKPEDISLLVSWTAHMIRERDSIKNFFLDRFNGKDNDIGPSLSRFVKRIRDLNPSPFYNKTPSAGKGAGHFLTDPEKKSACKRLNMFLRWMVRKDHLDLGLWDEIPASMLIIPVDTHISKVSRYLGLTSLSSPGWNMAVDITNSLKFFSPDDPVKYDFALCRVGMLNKCTNGKDPDICSLCPIKDICVVRRNFTK, encoded by the coding sequence ATGCTTAATAAAGACATTGACAAACTGAAAAATCTTCTTGACAATCTGTACAATACATATGACCATTCATTTCTTGAAACAGACCCTCTTTCCATTGTAAAAGAGTACAAAAACGATAAGGACAGGGAAGCTGCAGGATTTATTACTGCAATGCTTTCCCTTGGAAATGTAAAAGCAATTAAGAAAACAGTCCGTGCAGTACTGTCTGTAATGGGAAAATCACCATATCAATTTCTTGTAAATTATTATCCGGAAAAAGAACCTGATAAATTCCACAACATCTCGTACCGTTTTTACAAACCTGAAGATATCTCTCTGCTGGTTTCATGGACAGCGCATATGATAAGAGAAAGAGACTCAATTAAAAATTTCTTTCTGGACAGATTCAATGGAAAAGACAATGATATAGGCCCTTCTCTTTCCAGGTTTGTCAAAAGGATAAGAGACCTTAACCCTTCACCTTTTTACAATAAAACCCCCTCTGCAGGAAAAGGAGCGGGACATTTTTTAACAGACCCTGAAAAGAAAAGTGCTTGTAAAAGGTTGAACATGTTCCTTCGCTGGATGGTACGAAAAGATCATCTTGACCTTGGTTTGTGGGATGAAATACCTGCCTCAATGCTGATTATCCCGGTGGACACTCACATCTCAAAGGTAAGCAGGTATCTGGGGCTTACATCCCTTTCCTCTCCGGGATGGAATATGGCTGTTGATATTACAAATTCTCTGAAATTTTTCTCTCCCGATGATCCGGTAAAGTATGATTTTGCTTTATGCAGAGTAGGAATGCTGAATAAATGCACTAACGGAAAAGATCCCGATATATGCAGTTTATGCCCTATAAAAGATATATGCGTTGTACGGAGAAATTTTACAAAATGA
- a CDS encoding LacI family DNA-binding transcriptional regulator has translation MNTKHNKKVTLNLIADAVNLSVSTVSRVLNGQASNHRIKKETEETVLRVAKELNYEPHYLARGLRLNKTDTIGLIIPDISNHFFSVIGRSIEIEARKNNYSIMLCDSQENTEVEINSIKLLKSKKVDGIIICPVGKEMEHLERLYKSKIPLVVIDRYSKELDCPHVVSDNYTGALEAINYLFDNGHRVIGCIQGIPNTSVNEERIRGFRDAYKKNDIQFDNNLIVGDSFGERNGYISTKLLLNREVRPTAIFAASNLILLGALRALSEGNIRIPEDISIIAFDDELYSKFLSPPITTVIQQKTEMGNLATKLLIDQIKSKDSIDNKGFVLPTNLIIRNSVKRLNYDS, from the coding sequence ATGAATACAAAACATAATAAAAAAGTTACCTTGAATTTAATTGCAGATGCTGTAAATTTATCTGTCTCAACAGTATCCCGTGTTTTAAATGGCCAAGCTTCCAATCATCGTATAAAAAAAGAAACAGAAGAAACTGTCCTGCGAGTTGCCAAGGAATTAAATTATGAACCGCACTATTTAGCCCGTGGGCTTCGATTGAATAAAACAGATACAATTGGACTGATCATACCTGATATTTCGAACCATTTTTTTTCAGTAATTGGCAGAAGCATTGAAATTGAAGCCCGAAAAAACAACTATTCTATTATGTTATGCGATAGCCAGGAAAATACTGAAGTAGAAATCAATTCAATTAAACTTTTAAAGAGTAAAAAGGTTGATGGTATAATTATCTGCCCTGTTGGTAAAGAAATGGAACATTTGGAAAGATTGTATAAAAGTAAAATACCTTTAGTTGTTATTGATCGTTATTCAAAAGAATTAGATTGTCCTCATGTGGTTTCCGATAATTATACTGGAGCTTTGGAAGCGATTAATTATCTTTTTGATAACGGCCATCGAGTGATTGGTTGTATTCAAGGAATCCCGAATACCTCAGTAAATGAGGAACGAATCAGAGGATTCCGTGATGCATATAAAAAAAATGATATACAATTTGATAATAACTTAATTGTAGGTGATAGTTTTGGAGAAAGAAATGGATATATCAGCACTAAATTATTACTAAACAGAGAAGTACGCCCGACTGCTATTTTTGCTGCAAGTAATTTAATCCTTCTAGGTGCCTTAAGGGCACTATCAGAAGGAAATATCAGAATCCCAGAGGACATTTCAATTATTGCATTTGATGATGAGCTCTATTCAAAATTTTTATCCCCTCCAATAACGACTGTAATCCAGCAAAAAACCGAGATGGGAAATTTAGCAACTAAATTACTGATTGATCAAATAAAATCAAAAGACAGTATTGATAACAAGGGATTTGTTCTTCCTACAAATTTAATTATTCGTAACTCTGTTAAAAGATTAAATTATGATTCCTAA
- a CDS encoding GIY-YIG nuclease family protein gives MGDNKLYYVYVLYSQRYDKIYIGYTSNLEARLASHNELSKKGWTVRYRPWRLVYKEKYSNKKDAMQREKELKSHRGRDFIRSLI, from the coding sequence ATGGGGGATAATAAATTGTATTATGTTTATGTTTTGTATTCCCAAAGATATGATAAAATTTATATAGGCTATACATCTAACCTGGAAGCAAGGCTTGCATCTCATAATGAGTTGTCAAAAAAAGGTTGGACTGTTAGATATCGTCCATGGAGACTTGTGTATAAGGAGAAGTATTCGAACAAAAAAGATGCAATGCAGCGGGAGAAAGAGTTAAAGAGTCATAGAGGCAGAGATTTCATCCGTTCGTTAATTTGA
- a CDS encoding T9SS type A sorting domain-containing protein, with amino-acid sequence MRTKISLKKVAHGYGITTIILLIIMMVPSLYGQDFNFKDLTRGKLWARIWNTSAVGQPTLGGAEFYKFDYPGHMLGTDMNDHYGMCEWSGWMAWANVDGVGVPFRVCMAYDPNPMYIAPIEDTKLIKNYNLADPTTPAEEIITGANLIKEYGVEMHFKAMAWSAPKYDDFIIYEFIFRNTGNHEITNFRFAPTAELSIATPIVGGWNDDDVYEWDKKHQAFYFHDGRLWNTDSEPVTYSYGLTKRDLGDPADLDAPNAIDHEFQSPQYFTYYWLDKPTKSDPSERDHMNVVDKGNLNQEWNRVQLDPMNDDPEVDFDPDDYILRALKYDQPLPPTTEGGQSLSDVAANLGLTTAPRTLYERQIDYLYETGPYDLPPGGELKFVMVAAAGMMDFSRVAAGGLENEAHLKDGADSLWAHIDAAEELYQRNYQYPLPPPTPTDGMNTLTITPMSEGQMIKIQWPPISDDYVDPDYGVNDFAGYRVYRSNFRNVGPWELIADIPKEQVTMEDGMVTYNDKVILGVGYYYGVTSYDTGHNAPWPPDPSITSLPKLESGLVNANLEPVYAMSATSNNLNDVRVYPNPFRQHSKLRGTGEQYRLEFVNIPAKCTIRIYTLAGELVRTIKHDDGSGSESWGSKALADYQVNRYLQYVAPGVYLFQVESEVKGHKGDTKIGKFLIIK; translated from the coding sequence ATGAGAACTAAAATATCCTTGAAAAAAGTAGCTCACGGTTATGGTATTACCACCATTATTTTATTGATAATAATGATGGTTCCATCCCTCTACGGTCAAGACTTCAATTTTAAAGATTTGACTCGTGGAAAGCTCTGGGCGCGCATTTGGAATACTTCTGCGGTTGGGCAACCAACATTAGGTGGTGCAGAATTTTACAAGTTCGACTATCCTGGCCACATGCTTGGTACAGACATGAACGATCATTACGGTATGTGTGAATGGTCAGGTTGGATGGCGTGGGCTAATGTGGATGGTGTCGGAGTTCCTTTCCGCGTTTGCATGGCATACGACCCAAATCCAATGTACATTGCTCCAATAGAAGATACCAAGTTAATTAAAAATTACAATCTGGCTGATCCTACTACCCCAGCTGAAGAAATCATCACAGGTGCAAATTTAATAAAGGAATATGGTGTAGAAATGCACTTTAAAGCTATGGCATGGAGCGCTCCGAAATATGATGACTTTATTATTTATGAATTTATTTTTAGAAATACAGGTAATCATGAAATTACTAATTTTAGGTTTGCTCCAACAGCAGAACTTAGTATTGCTACTCCAATAGTTGGCGGTTGGAATGATGATGACGTGTATGAATGGGATAAAAAACATCAAGCTTTTTATTTTCATGATGGCAGATTATGGAACACTGATAGCGAACCAGTAACTTACTCGTATGGATTAACAAAAAGGGATTTGGGTGATCCTGCTGATCTTGACGCACCAAATGCTATTGACCACGAATTCCAATCCCCACAGTATTTTACCTATTATTGGCTGGATAAACCGACAAAATCGGATCCGAGCGAGCGAGATCACATGAACGTTGTTGATAAAGGCAATTTGAATCAGGAATGGAACCGAGTACAATTAGATCCAATGAACGATGATCCAGAAGTTGATTTTGATCCGGATGATTACATTCTAAGAGCTTTAAAATATGATCAGCCATTACCACCTACAACAGAAGGTGGTCAATCATTATCAGATGTCGCAGCTAATTTAGGATTAACTACGGCTCCACGAACTCTTTATGAACGTCAGATAGACTATTTGTATGAGACTGGCCCTTATGATTTACCACCTGGCGGCGAACTTAAGTTTGTCATGGTAGCTGCAGCCGGAATGATGGATTTCTCCAGAGTTGCTGCTGGTGGCTTAGAAAATGAAGCCCATCTAAAAGATGGTGCTGACAGTTTGTGGGCACACATAGACGCTGCTGAAGAGCTTTACCAAAGAAACTATCAATATCCTCTGCCACCTCCAACTCCAACAGATGGTATGAATACACTTACTATTACTCCAATGTCAGAGGGGCAAATGATTAAAATCCAATGGCCTCCTATCTCAGATGATTATGTTGACCCTGATTATGGTGTCAATGACTTTGCCGGATATCGCGTCTATCGCTCTAATTTCAGGAACGTTGGACCATGGGAACTTATAGCTGATATTCCTAAAGAGCAAGTGACTATGGAAGACGGTATGGTTACATACAATGATAAAGTAATACTTGGCGTAGGTTATTATTATGGAGTCACATCTTACGATACTGGTCACAATGCACCGTGGCCTCCTGACCCATCAATTACCAGCCTTCCCAAATTAGAAAGTGGTCTTGTTAATGCTAATCTTGAACCCGTATATGCAATGTCTGCAACAAGTAATAATCTAAATGATGTACGTGTTTATCCTAATCCTTTCAGACAGCATAGTAAGCTCAGAGGAACAGGTGAGCAATACCGGTTAGAATTCGTTAATATACCTGCTAAATGCACAATTCGTATTTACACATTAGCTGGGGAGCTAGTCAGAACGATAAAACATGATGATGGCAGCGGTAGCGAATCGTGGGGTTCTAAGGCTTTGGCAGATTACCAGGTAAACAGATATTTACAGTATGTAGCTCCGGGAGTTTATCTTTTCCAGGTGGAATCAGAAGTCAAAGGACATAAAGGCGATACTAAAATTGGAAAATTTCTTATCATTAAATAA